Below is a window of Pseudoalteromonas undina DNA.
TAGAAAGAATTATTAAATGTCGTTGTGCATCTAAATCCGGTACTTCTAATGCAATTTTTTGCTCAAACTTAACACCTGTAGGGAGTGAGTCTAATTCCTCACTTGGAAATACCCCTTTAAGTGCAATGAACTTACCTGAATGATCAATTAAGTGCGAGCACCAGTCAATCATATCTTGTAACGATGCAAATGCACGACTTAGTACGCCATCTAATTTAACACTTGGTTGATATTCTTCAACTCTTGACTGCACCGGGGTGACATTATCAAGACCAAGTTCATGTTTAACATGCATTAAAAAACGTACACGTTTACCTAAACTATCTAATAATACAAACTGCGTTTCAGGTAAGGCAATAGCTAACACTATGCCCGGTAAACCAGGACCTGTGCCAACATCAATATAATGATGACCGGTCAAGTGAGGAGCAACAACTAAGCTATCCATTATATGTTTAACCATCATTTCTTGAGGCAAACGTACCGAGGTTAAGTTATAGGCTTTATTCCACTTATCGAGTAATTCAACATAGCGGACAAGTTGTTGCTGTTGTTTTTGTGTTAGCGCAATATCAGTTTGCGCTAACAAAGTTGTTAATTGTTGCTGTAACACAATGTACCTTTACCGTTACGCAGTTTTGCGTAACAAGCCTTGCTTCTTCA
It encodes the following:
- the rsmG gene encoding 16S rRNA (guanine(527)-N(7))-methyltransferase RsmG, giving the protein MLQQQLTTLLAQTDIALTQKQQQQLVRYVELLDKWNKAYNLTSVRLPQEMMVKHIMDSLVVAPHLTGHHYIDVGTGPGLPGIVLAIALPETQFVLLDSLGKRVRFLMHVKHELGLDNVTPVQSRVEEYQPSVKLDGVLSRAFASLQDMIDWCSHLIDHSGKFIALKGVFPSEELDSLPTGVKFEQKIALEVPDLDAQRHLIILSKD